A genomic window from Planococcus rifietoensis includes:
- a CDS encoding aminotransferase class I/II-fold pyridoxal phosphate-dependent enzyme: MSMKLNKRVEAIQISGIRQFANQIPSTPGAVNLTIGQPDFPTPEAVKQAGTEAIRNDQTSYTHNAGAMELRQAVQSFFKDSYGLSYRAEDEIIVTNGASEGLDSVFRTILEEGDEVILPAPTYPGYEPLVQLCGAKVVYLDTSETGFKPDPQALEELITERTKAVLMNFPSNPTGVTMEMKELDALKTVFERHDLFIVADEIYSENTFGGAHCTFACFESLRKKTILVHGLSKSHSMTGWRIGFILGPVEVMQHVLKVHQYNAICASTPSQYAAMEALVNQRHVPAEMNKAYIERRDFVYKRLTEMGIDVVMPTGAFYIFPSVKKFGLSSYDFAIRLLKEGGVAAVPGSAFTEYGEGFLRISYAYSMPVLKQGMDRLENFISTLKLQA, from the coding sequence ATGAGCATGAAACTAAACAAACGAGTTGAGGCGATTCAGATTTCCGGAATCCGCCAATTCGCCAATCAAATACCGTCTACTCCCGGAGCGGTCAATTTGACGATCGGCCAGCCGGATTTTCCTACCCCTGAAGCGGTTAAACAGGCAGGGACCGAAGCTATCCGCAATGATCAGACGAGCTACACCCACAATGCAGGTGCGATGGAACTGCGCCAGGCTGTACAGTCATTTTTCAAAGACAGCTACGGTTTGTCGTACCGTGCAGAAGATGAAATCATTGTCACAAACGGTGCAAGCGAAGGGCTCGATTCGGTATTCCGGACAATTCTGGAAGAAGGCGATGAAGTGATCCTGCCAGCGCCGACTTATCCGGGCTACGAGCCGCTCGTGCAACTATGCGGTGCCAAAGTCGTCTACTTGGATACATCAGAAACTGGCTTTAAACCAGATCCTCAAGCGCTCGAAGAACTGATCACTGAGCGTACGAAAGCGGTTTTGATGAACTTTCCATCGAATCCCACAGGCGTCACGATGGAGATGAAAGAGTTGGACGCTTTGAAAACCGTGTTCGAACGTCACGATCTGTTTATTGTAGCTGATGAAATCTATAGTGAAAACACATTCGGCGGTGCTCACTGTACATTTGCGTGTTTCGAGAGCTTGCGGAAGAAGACCATTCTTGTGCACGGTTTATCAAAATCCCATTCGATGACAGGGTGGCGCATCGGCTTTATTTTAGGGCCGGTGGAAGTGATGCAGCATGTGTTGAAAGTGCATCAATACAACGCCATATGTGCTTCGACCCCTTCGCAATATGCAGCGATGGAGGCGTTGGTAAATCAGCGCCATGTGCCGGCTGAAATGAACAAAGCTTATATCGAGCGGCGTGATTTTGTTTACAAACGGCTGACAGAGATGGGGATTGATGTGGTCATGCCGACAGGTGCATTTTACATTTTCCCGTCTGTGAAAAAATTCGGCTTATCTTCATATGATTTTGCCATCCGTTTATTGAAAGAAGGCGGTGTGGCAGCAGTGCCGGGGTCAGCATTCACCGAATATGGAGAAGGGTTTCTGCGCATTTCGTATGCCTATAGCATGCCGGTCTTAAAGCAAGGAATGGACCGTTTGGAAAATTTCATTTCCACACTCAAATTGCAGGCATAG
- a CDS encoding aspartate kinase, translated as MKVCKFGGTSVASAQQIRKVASIIKADPARRIVVVSAPGKRHSGDVKVTDLLIRLASAALMGESIQQPLQAVIDRYTEIADELGLDRDIIDIIRADLSDRLRADSGQHDLYIDSIKAAGEDNSAKLIAAYFTSIGMQAEYVNPHTAGLFVNDPPERAQALPESYSQLAALSDKPSITVFPGFFAYTKAGVLRTFDRGGSDITGSILAAAVKAELYENFTDVDCVFAANPQVVDNPVEIEQMTYREMRELSYAGFAVLHDEALMPAYRASVPLCIRNTNNPSAPGTMIVAERADSPRPVTGISADSGFSTLYVGKYLMNREVGFGRKLLQILEEEEISYEHIPSGIDNLSVILRSHQLDDEKEQRIIERVKNELQADDVHIRNDFSMIVLVGEGMNNNKGLTARAAAAFARTNVNIEMINQGSSEVSLVFGILKEDEGKILNELYKEFFAPALVGQ; from the coding sequence ATGAAAGTATGCAAATTCGGTGGAACTTCAGTCGCTAGCGCGCAGCAAATCAGAAAAGTCGCAAGCATCATCAAAGCGGACCCGGCACGCCGGATTGTGGTCGTCTCAGCTCCTGGCAAACGCCATAGTGGAGATGTAAAAGTGACCGACCTGCTCATCCGTCTCGCATCCGCCGCATTAATGGGCGAATCCATCCAGCAGCCCTTGCAGGCAGTCATCGACCGTTACACGGAAATCGCAGATGAACTCGGTCTCGACCGGGATATCATCGACATCATCCGTGCCGATCTCTCAGACCGCCTCCGTGCAGACAGCGGCCAGCATGATTTGTATATCGACTCGATTAAAGCGGCAGGGGAAGACAATTCAGCGAAACTGATCGCTGCTTATTTCACTTCCATCGGAATGCAAGCGGAATACGTCAATCCACATACAGCCGGCTTATTCGTCAATGATCCGCCAGAACGCGCACAAGCTTTGCCGGAATCTTACAGCCAGCTTGCCGCTTTAAGCGACAAGCCGTCAATTACCGTGTTCCCAGGATTTTTTGCTTACACAAAAGCTGGCGTGCTCCGGACATTTGACCGCGGAGGCTCCGACATTACGGGATCGATCCTCGCAGCTGCAGTCAAGGCTGAGCTTTATGAGAACTTTACCGACGTTGACTGTGTGTTTGCCGCCAATCCCCAAGTCGTGGATAACCCAGTGGAAATCGAGCAAATGACTTACCGTGAAATGCGCGAGCTGTCCTACGCTGGATTTGCCGTTCTTCATGATGAAGCCTTGATGCCTGCATACCGGGCGTCCGTGCCGCTGTGCATCCGCAACACCAACAATCCATCTGCGCCAGGTACGATGATCGTCGCGGAACGCGCCGACTCCCCGCGCCCTGTTACCGGGATTTCCGCAGACAGCGGCTTCTCCACTTTGTATGTCGGCAAGTATTTGATGAACCGTGAAGTCGGATTCGGCCGAAAACTACTGCAAATCCTGGAAGAAGAAGAAATCTCCTATGAACACATCCCATCCGGTATCGATAATCTATCAGTTATCCTCAGAAGCCATCAGCTCGATGACGAAAAAGAACAGCGCATCATCGAACGGGTGAAAAATGAACTCCAAGCAGATGATGTCCACATCCGCAATGATTTCTCGATGATTGTCTTGGTGGGCGAAGGCATGAACAATAATAAAGGCCTGACTGCCCGAGCAGCCGCTGCATTTGCGCGCACCAATGTCAATATTGAAATGATTAACCAGGGATCTTCCGAAGTCAGCTTGGTATTCGGCATCCTGAAAGAAGACGAAGGAAAAATCCTTAATGAACTATACAAGGAATTTTTCGCACCGGCGCTTGTCGGCCAGTAA
- a CDS encoding cupin domain-containing protein: MKEAQFFHFEDDGTIPNNPGLPVVFYPAVFSGKTERIEQAFQQHGWGNTWQGGVFDFHHYHSNTHEALGVVSGSARLQLGGEHGEEVAVEAGDVCVLPAGTGHKRLSASDDFRIVGAYPGGVEYNLKTGEPDDRPYVLEDIHNTPLPKTDPVYGDEGPLLSEWKA, translated from the coding sequence ATGAAAGAAGCACAGTTTTTTCACTTTGAAGATGATGGCACCATCCCGAATAATCCCGGACTTCCAGTAGTTTTCTATCCCGCTGTATTCAGCGGAAAGACAGAGCGAATCGAACAGGCTTTTCAGCAGCATGGCTGGGGCAATACGTGGCAAGGGGGCGTATTTGATTTTCATCATTACCATAGCAATACGCACGAAGCGCTTGGCGTGGTAAGCGGATCTGCTCGTTTGCAGTTGGGTGGCGAACACGGTGAAGAAGTGGCAGTGGAAGCAGGGGATGTCTGCGTTTTGCCGGCGGGGACAGGCCATAAACGCCTATCGGCAAGCGATGATTTTCGCATCGTCGGCGCATATCCCGGGGGTGTGGAATACAACCTGAAAACCGGGGAGCCTGATGATCGCCCGTACGTACTGGAAGATATCCACAATACGCCGCTTCCGAAGACCGATCCTGTTTACGGCGACGAAGGGCCATTGCTTTCGGAGTGGAAAGCTTAA
- the aceA gene encoding isocitrate lyase, translated as MVNKQQQIEELNKAWQEDKRWENIERPYTAEDVVKLRGSVMIEHTLAKRGADRLYRQINEMPFVNALGALTGNQAVQQVKAGLQAIYLSGWQVAADANSAGQMYPDQSLYPVNSVPDVVRKINRALQRADQIDSVENTEGFDWFAPIVADAEAGFGGPLNVYELMKSMIEAGAAGVHFEDQLASEKKCGHLGGKVLLPTQNAVKNLVSARLAADVMGVPTLIIARTDADAADLITSDIDERDHQFITGERTPEGFYRTNPGIDQAIARGLAYAPYADLIWCETSHPNLEEAQQFADAIHAQFPGKMLAYNCSPSFNWAAKLDEETIAKYQVELGKMGYKFQFVTLAGFHALNHSMFELAYDYKDNGMAAYSKLQQAEFASESKGYTATRHQREVGTSYFDEISQIVSGGTSSTTAMKGSTETEQFQTVKG; from the coding sequence ATGGTAAACAAACAACAGCAAATCGAGGAACTGAACAAAGCATGGCAGGAAGATAAACGCTGGGAGAACATCGAGCGTCCATATACAGCGGAAGATGTCGTCAAACTCCGCGGGTCGGTGATGATCGAGCACACGCTCGCAAAACGCGGCGCAGATCGCCTCTACCGCCAGATTAACGAAATGCCTTTCGTCAACGCTCTCGGCGCACTTACCGGTAACCAGGCAGTGCAACAAGTGAAAGCTGGACTTCAAGCCATTTACTTGAGCGGCTGGCAAGTAGCAGCGGACGCAAACTCCGCAGGCCAGATGTATCCTGACCAAAGCTTGTACCCGGTTAACTCGGTTCCCGATGTTGTCCGTAAAATCAATCGTGCATTGCAGCGTGCAGACCAAATCGACAGCGTTGAAAACACGGAAGGCTTTGACTGGTTCGCACCGATCGTCGCGGACGCTGAAGCTGGATTTGGCGGCCCCCTTAACGTATACGAATTGATGAAGTCGATGATCGAAGCTGGCGCAGCTGGCGTTCACTTTGAAGATCAACTCGCTTCCGAGAAAAAATGCGGACACTTGGGCGGTAAAGTATTGCTGCCGACTCAAAACGCAGTGAAAAACCTTGTCTCCGCAAGGCTCGCAGCTGATGTCATGGGCGTTCCGACACTCATCATCGCCCGTACGGATGCAGATGCAGCAGACTTGATCACAAGCGATATCGATGAGCGCGACCACCAGTTCATCACCGGCGAACGTACACCGGAAGGCTTCTACCGCACAAACCCAGGCATCGACCAGGCAATCGCCCGCGGCCTTGCTTACGCACCATACGCTGACTTGATCTGGTGCGAAACGTCCCACCCGAACTTGGAAGAAGCACAGCAATTCGCTGATGCCATCCATGCACAGTTCCCGGGCAAGATGCTTGCGTACAACTGCTCGCCTTCATTCAACTGGGCTGCGAAGCTTGACGAGGAAACCATCGCGAAATACCAAGTTGAACTTGGCAAGATGGGTTATAAATTCCAATTCGTTACACTTGCAGGATTCCATGCGCTCAACCACAGCATGTTCGAATTGGCTTACGACTACAAAGACAACGGCATGGCTGCTTACTCGAAATTGCAGCAAGCTGAATTTGCTTCAGAATCGAAAGGCTACACAGCAACTCGTCATCAGCGCGAAGTGGGCACAAGCTACTTCGATGAGATCTCACAAATCGTTTCCGGCGGAACTAGCTCAACGACGGCGATGAAAGGCTCTACTGAAACCGAACAATTCCAGACAGTGAAAGGGTGA
- a CDS encoding YhfH family protein, whose amino-acid sequence MKNMQTFETRTRKECRECGCEIKERRESIIYECERCIANKDE is encoded by the coding sequence ATGAAAAACATGCAAACATTTGAGACGCGTACACGTAAAGAATGCCGGGAATGCGGTTGTGAAATCAAGGAACGCCGCGAATCGATCATCTACGAATGCGAACGCTGCATCGCGAATAAAGACGAATAG
- the aceB gene encoding malate synthase A, which yields MEEILTPEALEFIEKLHTRFDKRRIELLEKRQVRQQELDSGKKLDFLPETKAIREGDWKVAPLPEDMKDRRVEITGPTNRKMLINALNSGAKMFMADLEDATAPSWFNVIDGQVNLRDAVRRQIDFEIPETGKKYALNEKTAVLMVRPRGWHLPEKNLLIDGKPTSGSLVDFGLYFFHNAKELIDRGTGPYFYLPKLESHLEARLWNDVFIFAQDELGIPQGTIRATVLIETIMAAFEMDEILYELRDHSAGLNCGRWDYIFSVIKRMRNNPEYIFPDRSQVTMTVPFMKAYTSLCIKTCHRRGAPAMGGMAAQIPVKGDDQANTAAFNKVAEDKRREVTDGHDGTWVAHPGMVQTAMEQFDKYMPTPNQIDKQRDDVHVTAEQLVEVPEGSITEQGLRSNISVGIQYIASWLSGNGAAPINNLMEDAATAEISRSQVWQWIRHPKGVLDDGRNVDVSLFHEIIEQEDALIKQTVGEERYNTGHYAEARELFTSLTLQSDFAEFLTLPGYEKLT from the coding sequence ATGGAGGAGATTCTGACGCCAGAAGCGCTGGAGTTCATTGAAAAACTGCACACTCGTTTCGACAAGCGTCGGATCGAACTTCTGGAAAAACGCCAGGTGCGACAACAAGAACTCGATAGCGGCAAAAAGCTCGATTTCCTTCCTGAAACGAAAGCTATCCGCGAAGGGGACTGGAAGGTCGCTCCCCTTCCGGAAGATATGAAAGACCGCCGCGTGGAAATCACCGGCCCGACCAACCGCAAAATGCTCATCAACGCGCTAAACTCCGGCGCGAAGATGTTCATGGCTGACCTCGAAGATGCAACAGCGCCAAGCTGGTTCAACGTCATCGATGGACAGGTCAATCTACGGGACGCGGTTCGCCGGCAAATCGATTTTGAAATCCCTGAAACCGGCAAGAAATATGCACTCAATGAAAAAACGGCAGTCTTAATGGTGCGCCCGCGTGGCTGGCACCTGCCGGAGAAAAACCTTCTCATCGATGGAAAGCCGACTTCCGGCAGCCTTGTCGATTTCGGACTTTACTTTTTCCATAATGCGAAAGAACTGATTGACCGCGGCACTGGCCCTTACTTCTATTTGCCGAAGCTTGAGAGCCACCTGGAAGCCCGACTTTGGAACGACGTGTTCATCTTTGCACAAGATGAGCTCGGCATTCCGCAAGGCACGATCCGGGCGACGGTGTTGATTGAGACGATCATGGCAGCATTCGAAATGGACGAAATCCTTTACGAACTGCGCGACCATTCTGCGGGACTCAACTGCGGCCGCTGGGATTACATCTTCTCTGTCATCAAGCGGATGCGCAACAATCCGGAATACATTTTCCCGGACCGCTCCCAAGTAACGATGACGGTTCCATTCATGAAAGCCTATACCTCGCTGTGCATCAAAACCTGCCACCGAAGAGGCGCTCCGGCGATGGGTGGCATGGCTGCACAAATCCCGGTCAAGGGCGATGACCAAGCAAACACGGCCGCTTTCAACAAAGTTGCCGAAGACAAACGCCGTGAAGTGACGGATGGACATGATGGCACGTGGGTCGCCCATCCAGGCATGGTCCAGACGGCGATGGAGCAATTCGACAAATACATGCCAACGCCGAACCAAATCGACAAACAGCGCGACGATGTCCACGTGACCGCAGAGCAGCTGGTCGAAGTTCCGGAAGGCTCGATCACTGAACAAGGCCTCCGCTCCAATATCTCGGTCGGCATCCAGTACATCGCCTCTTGGCTCTCCGGAAACGGGGCTGCACCGATCAATAATTTGATGGAAGATGCGGCGACAGCGGAAATTTCCCGCTCCCAAGTGTGGCAATGGATTCGCCATCCGAAAGGCGTACTGGATGATGGCCGCAACGTCGACGTCAGCTTGTTCCACGAAATCATCGAACAAGAAGATGCGTTGATCAAACAAACGGTCGGCGAAGAACGCTATAACACCGGACACTACGCGGAAGCCCGCGAGTTGTTTACAAGTCTCACGTTGCAAAGTGATTTTGCTGAATTCTTGACGCTGCCAGGGTACGAAAAACTAACCTAA
- a CDS encoding HAD family hydrolase, whose translation MRVAIFDFDGTLYAKETFQLMMNHLKNHPIHSRRYRKFYRAIMPPYIGHKLKIYPEAKMRARSVQAYLAALETFSKQELEEYFGEIAELMHDDFNHEVVERLKQHVSNEDYCMLVSGAFTPLLHAVTKELPIEKIIGTEVPYEADILAHRTPVIHIQGPLKTEKILEALGDQAIDWKNSYAYGDSLSDVPVLELVGNPVAVRPEPRLRTLASERNWEII comes from the coding sequence ATGCGCGTCGCCATATTCGATTTCGATGGCACTTTATATGCAAAAGAGACATTTCAATTGATGATGAACCATTTAAAGAACCACCCGATCCACAGCCGCAGATACCGTAAATTTTACCGTGCCATCATGCCGCCATATATCGGCCATAAACTGAAAATCTACCCGGAAGCGAAAATGAGGGCTCGTTCCGTCCAGGCCTACCTCGCCGCACTCGAGACTTTTTCCAAACAAGAACTGGAAGAATACTTCGGCGAAATCGCCGAACTCATGCACGATGATTTCAACCACGAAGTCGTCGAGCGCCTAAAGCAGCACGTCTCCAACGAAGACTATTGCATGCTCGTCTCCGGCGCATTTACGCCGCTCTTGCATGCCGTAACGAAGGAATTGCCGATTGAGAAAATCATCGGTACAGAAGTTCCTTATGAAGCAGATATTCTTGCACACAGAACACCTGTTATCCATATCCAGGGGCCGCTCAAAACCGAAAAGATCTTGGAAGCACTTGGCGATCAAGCAATCGATTGGAAAAACAGCTATGCCTACGGCGACAGCCTGTCAGATGTACCTGTACTGGAACTTGTCGGCAATCCCGTCGCTGTTCGTCCCGAACCGCGACTGCGAACACTCGCCTCTGAACGTAATTGGGAAATTATTTAA
- a CDS encoding LytTR family DNA-binding domain-containing protein, whose amino-acid sequence MANTVLEQVGFIIGDWIPKEASIAVAANNRYIYYKAGVHDLSIKEGQLVSSGTIAARVAKEGSKVEMYVEEAVLGSAYYGIGYPITIDNRDAVLVITLPPDYVVGRKKPLAFLTGKQDDSWRPIPVEKVSHIESSQKKTWFYADEDPYCSSHTLKNLKEQLPDYFLTVHRSFIVNVHYIEEIAKDVASNYVLTLRDGSTIPVSQNYTADVRSRLGF is encoded by the coding sequence ATGGCAAACACTGTATTGGAACAGGTAGGATTCATCATCGGAGACTGGATTCCGAAAGAGGCATCAATCGCTGTTGCGGCTAATAATCGGTATATCTACTACAAAGCGGGTGTCCATGATCTTTCCATTAAGGAGGGGCAGCTAGTATCATCCGGCACCATTGCAGCCCGTGTCGCTAAAGAAGGCAGCAAAGTCGAAATGTATGTCGAAGAAGCTGTTCTCGGATCTGCTTATTACGGCATCGGCTATCCGATTACCATCGATAACCGGGATGCCGTGCTGGTGATCACTTTGCCACCCGATTATGTAGTAGGGAGAAAAAAGCCGCTCGCCTTTTTGACCGGCAAGCAAGATGACAGTTGGCGGCCGATTCCCGTGGAGAAAGTATCCCATATAGAAAGCAGCCAAAAGAAAACCTGGTTCTATGCAGACGAAGATCCTTATTGTTCGAGCCATACGCTGAAGAACCTGAAAGAACAATTGCCTGATTATTTCTTGACTGTCCATCGTTCATTTATCGTTAATGTGCATTATATAGAAGAAATCGCAAAAGACGTCGCATCGAATTATGTGCTGACTTTGCGTGACGGCTCGACAATTCCTGTCAGCCAAAACTACACAGCCGATGTGCGCAGCCGCCTCGGATTTTAA
- a CDS encoding TRM11 family SAM-dependent methyltransferase encodes MKPLSPTGGFIYTYAYHQDEKDLCQLEMRAFFGEDTGGKVIKSNRAIAPGRSPFIKERIELLFEEAEFADIVKRSGGLDMEDSTFKVIFPKINGLDAAEQVDFDEKRDMERQIGFVIKGKADVHNPDIIFGLIPYDGRWHFGIYQLSESVWFKHQQKPREYSTALSTKTARAIANIAVPDPKGVKAIDPCCGIGTVLVEALSMGIDIVGRDINPLVVDGSRENIAHFGLSGSVDLGAIADITEQYDVAIIDMPYNLYTHATPDEQQEILKHALPVTKKLLVVTIEPIDHMIEQAGFTIIDRCIAKKSLFLREILVCEKMEMPLFSGHELQQA; translated from the coding sequence TTGAAACCATTATCGCCAACAGGCGGATTTATATATACCTATGCATATCATCAAGACGAGAAGGATTTATGCCAATTGGAAATGCGCGCATTTTTCGGTGAAGACACTGGTGGAAAAGTCATCAAAAGCAACCGTGCCATCGCTCCAGGCCGGAGCCCATTCATCAAGGAACGAATCGAGCTCTTGTTTGAAGAAGCCGAGTTCGCGGATATTGTAAAACGGTCTGGTGGATTGGACATGGAGGATTCTACATTTAAAGTGATCTTTCCGAAAATCAACGGCTTGGACGCGGCTGAGCAAGTGGATTTTGACGAAAAGCGTGACATGGAGCGTCAAATCGGCTTTGTCATTAAAGGAAAAGCCGATGTCCACAACCCCGACATCATATTCGGGTTGATTCCATATGATGGCCGCTGGCACTTCGGAATCTATCAATTGAGCGAATCCGTCTGGTTCAAGCACCAGCAAAAACCGCGTGAATACTCAACTGCGCTCAGCACGAAAACCGCTCGCGCCATCGCGAATATTGCCGTGCCGGATCCGAAGGGAGTTAAAGCGATCGACCCTTGCTGCGGCATCGGGACGGTGCTCGTTGAAGCTTTATCAATGGGGATCGACATCGTCGGCCGGGACATCAATCCACTCGTCGTTGACGGTTCGCGGGAAAACATTGCGCATTTCGGCTTGTCGGGGTCGGTCGACTTGGGCGCGATTGCAGACATTACAGAGCAATATGACGTCGCCATCATCGACATGCCCTATAACCTGTACACTCACGCAACGCCCGATGAACAACAGGAGATCTTAAAACATGCTTTGCCGGTCACTAAAAAATTGCTCGTTGTCACCATCGAACCGATTGACCATATGATCGAACAAGCAGGGTTTACGATAATCGACCGCTGCATCGCAAAAAAATCACTGTTTTTACGTGAAATTCTCGTTTGTGAGAAAATGGAGATGCCGCTTTTTTCTGGTCATGAACTCCAGCAAGCGTAA
- a CDS encoding M20/M25/M40 family metallo-hydrolase, whose protein sequence is MERFWDTPEKMEDLLCELVSWESIYLTQGEAEFPVKLKGLLGELEYFKQHPDHLELGEVNWGRTFLTALYKHEDAVDTVVLISHFDTVSTEDYGVLRPLASNPRLLTRALHDRKEMLTEEALADLESGNYLFGRGTMDMKAGLALHMALLEKASTEQWPINLLLLTVPDEEVNSNGMRHAVPFLLELAETHQLDYSLFLNGEPVFAQDPKESDFKVYSGSIGKIMPSALFYGKETHVGEPLSGLTSNYMASYLTQEMSWNPKFRETLYGETSPLPVTVLQRDVKMEYSAQTPYRAVSMYNVFLLERNAEETMQLFEETAREALAKMSRDYVEMCMREGIEPVNEVKVFRFEELKEYALEKLGQKTVEQIMSNVTEDVDHDVREQSHAITDQLLIQCHELTPAVILLFAPPYYPPVNSSNSKLVQKCIQQVQETALERFGLEVKQGHYFNGISDLSYVNFQDQNEGWQTYEQNTPVYGRSYSVPFDAMKKLQAPVLNVGPFGRDAHQRTERLNRKSAFEELPVLLEDLLLTQFTPVLSNK, encoded by the coding sequence ATGGAGCGTTTCTGGGACACACCGGAGAAAATGGAGGATTTGCTGTGCGAGCTGGTCAGCTGGGAAAGTATTTACCTGACGCAAGGAGAAGCGGAATTCCCGGTAAAATTAAAAGGGTTATTGGGTGAATTGGAGTATTTCAAACAGCATCCAGACCACTTGGAGCTCGGCGAAGTCAACTGGGGACGGACGTTTTTGACGGCGCTTTATAAACACGAAGACGCTGTGGATACGGTCGTTTTGATCAGCCATTTCGATACGGTGTCCACCGAAGATTATGGGGTGTTGCGCCCGCTGGCTTCAAACCCGCGCCTGTTGACGCGCGCGCTCCATGACCGGAAGGAAATGCTCACTGAAGAGGCTTTGGCTGATTTGGAATCAGGCAATTATTTGTTTGGCCGCGGCACGATGGATATGAAAGCGGGGCTCGCTTTGCACATGGCCTTGCTCGAAAAGGCATCGACGGAACAATGGCCAATCAATCTATTGCTGTTGACGGTGCCGGATGAGGAAGTCAATTCCAATGGCATGCGCCATGCCGTCCCGTTTCTACTGGAACTGGCCGAAACGCATCAGCTTGATTATTCTTTATTCTTGAACGGCGAACCGGTATTTGCCCAGGACCCAAAAGAAAGCGATTTTAAAGTCTACAGCGGAAGTATCGGAAAAATCATGCCGAGCGCCTTATTTTACGGGAAAGAAACACATGTCGGCGAACCGCTCAGCGGGCTGACTTCGAATTATATGGCTTCGTATTTGACCCAGGAAATGAGCTGGAACCCGAAATTCCGTGAAACGCTTTACGGTGAAACATCGCCGCTTCCGGTCACTGTCTTGCAGCGCGATGTGAAAATGGAATACTCTGCGCAGACGCCGTATCGCGCAGTATCTATGTACAATGTTTTTCTGCTCGAACGCAATGCAGAAGAAACGATGCAATTGTTTGAAGAAACGGCTCGTGAAGCGTTGGCTAAAATGAGCCGTGATTACGTCGAGATGTGCATGCGTGAAGGAATCGAGCCGGTCAACGAAGTGAAAGTTTTCCGCTTTGAAGAGCTGAAGGAATACGCGCTTGAAAAACTGGGCCAAAAAACGGTTGAGCAAATCATGTCGAATGTGACTGAGGATGTGGACCACGATGTGCGGGAGCAATCCCATGCCATCACCGATCAATTGTTGATTCAATGTCATGAACTGACGCCTGCGGTCATCTTGCTGTTTGCGCCGCCCTATTATCCGCCAGTCAATTCAAGCAATTCCAAGCTTGTCCAGAAATGCATTCAGCAAGTACAAGAAACGGCGTTAGAGCGGTTTGGCCTGGAAGTGAAGCAAGGCCATTATTTCAACGGCATTTCCGATTTGAGTTACGTCAATTTCCAAGACCAGAACGAAGGTTGGCAGACTTATGAACAAAACACACCTGTTTACGGCAGAAGCTACAGCGTCCCGTTTGATGCGATGAAAAAGCTTCAGGCGCCTGTATTGAATGTCGGGCCATTCGGGCGGGATGCGCATCAGCGCACAGAGCGTTTGAACCGCAAGAGTGCATTTGAGGAACTTCCTGTCCTGTTGGAAGATTTGCTATTGACTCAGTTCACGCCGGTATTGTCGAATAAATAA
- a CDS encoding LysM peptidoglycan-binding domain-containing protein: MSPSAATEVASYYIVQKGDTFYSIAKKYGLVVEQLMAANFTTSTKIIVGQKLAIPHKTQQWSGNQEDLNARNYQVVKGDTLYSISKRTGVSIDSIKRLNNLTSDLIMIGQVLTLYPDVGVIERTSATYYVKSGDTKYTLRNKFGNAITLPSGELQVLQPLKITGKVLELTTEEPFGLADGRVIEVKVGNDYYAVNLYQGNEPIQHLADRNDLRLTFTVVRVGERYEMVSYAVQELE, from the coding sequence ATGTCACCCAGTGCAGCTACTGAAGTGGCCAGTTATTACATTGTGCAAAAGGGAGACACGTTTTACAGCATTGCGAAAAAGTATGGCTTGGTAGTAGAGCAGCTGATGGCAGCGAACTTTACGACCAGCACCAAAATCATCGTGGGGCAAAAACTTGCCATCCCGCATAAAACTCAACAATGGTCTGGAAACCAGGAAGATTTGAATGCAAGAAATTATCAAGTGGTCAAAGGTGATACTTTGTACTCCATCTCCAAACGTACCGGTGTTTCGATCGACAGCATCAAGAGGCTGAACAATTTGACTTCCGACCTGATCATGATCGGCCAAGTCTTGACGCTGTACCCAGATGTCGGGGTAATTGAGCGGACTTCCGCTACGTACTACGTGAAGTCAGGCGATACGAAATACACCTTGCGCAACAAATTCGGCAACGCGATTACTTTGCCAAGCGGAGAATTGCAGGTGCTTCAGCCGCTTAAAATCACGGGAAAAGTTCTTGAACTCACCACCGAAGAACCTTTCGGACTGGCGGATGGCCGAGTGATTGAAGTGAAAGTCGGCAATGATTACTATGCGGTCAACCTGTACCAAGGAAACGAGCCTATTCAGCATCTGGCAGATCGCAATGATCTAAGGCTGACATTTACAGTCGTTCGGGTCGGCGAACGTTATGAAATGGTTTCCTATGCGGTGCAAGAGTTGGAATAA